The Fusobacterium sp. FSA-380-WT-3A region GTGAGGTAAGTTTTGGAAACTCTCTCAATCTTAATTTTATTAATGGAAGACATTTTAATTTAGGTTTATTATATTTTCTATCTCTTGTTAAAACTACAATAACTTTATCACATCCATCTTCAAATGCTTTATCAATTGGTATAGGAGTAGTAAGTCCTCCATCTAAATACAATTCTCCTTTATATTCCACAGGATGCGAAATCAAAGGTATTGATGAAGAAGCCTTAAGAACTTCTGCCCCATTTTTTAAATCTTCCTTTCCAAAAAATTCTTCTTTACCTGTATTTATGTTAGTTACTCCAGCTTTAAATTCACATTTATTTTCAAAAAAACTATCATAATCAAATTTATCTAGTTCATTAGGTACTATTTCATATAAAAATTCCATTCCAAATAAAGAACCTGTAGTTATCAAATTATAAAAACTTAAATATCTTTTATCTTGGATATAATTTTTATTTATTCTCATATTTCTACCATATTGTCTTGAAATATAAGAAACACCATGAGAAGCTCCTGCTGAAACTCCTATTACATAATCACTCATAAATTTATATTTTAAAAAACTATCAAGAACTCCTGTAGTATAGCATCCACGAAGTCCTCCACCTTCTAATACAATCCCTATTTTCATTTACTCACCTTTTATCTTTCCGAATAAATATCCTTAAATACTATTAAATCATAAATATCTTTTGGGATATATGGACTAGATAATTTTTTTATAACTTTTTTCCAAATTCTATTTAAATCTTCTTGAGATATTTTTCTGAAAAATTCAATAATTTTTTCTTTGTATAAAATATTATCAGTATTATTTCTTAATCCTTTTTGTAGTTCTAATAAAAATTTTTCAAAATTTTCAAAAGGTTTTTCTTTTAATAAAAAATATTCTCCTAAAAATTCTCTACTAAAACTTTTTTCTAAATATATTATTTTCCTTATAACACTAGCTATATATTCCTCTGATATTTTTTGGGTAAAAACTCCTTTTTTATCAAGTAACGGTATAAATACATCTTCAAAATGATATTCTTGTATAGATTTATTGAAAAATAAAAGATTACTCAAAATTCTATTTTTAGAAATATCCTTTTTTAAAAAATTTAAATCTACCTGATAAGTAGTTCCAAAATGTAAAAATAATGAACCTACAAAATCTTTAGAATGGCAAAAATTTATTATTTTTCCATTAAAAATTTTATTTTCACTCAACTTATTTATAAATTCTTTTGCTTCCCTTAATATTATATATAAATCATCTCTTAAAAACAACTTTTCTAGTATTCTTTCATTTAATAATATTTGTCTTCTTCTCATAAGAGGAATCTTTTTCAAAACTCTATTTAAATTAGTTTGTTTTATAAGTTCATGAAAAAAATCTTGATTTAATTCAAAGTTTAATTGAAATTTTTCAGTTACCAAAACTGTTCTATTATCTTTAATAATTTTCAATCTTTTTAGTTCTTTCATGATGAAAGTAATATAATCTTCTTCAAATTCTTTTAAAACTTTTATCTCTTTTTCTGATAACTTACAATTTTTTAAAATTTTGTCATATTCTATAAAATCTTCTATTCCAATTATTCCCTCTCTTTTTATCCCTACAGAATTCCAAGTACATACATAAGGACAAATACTATATTTTTTATAACTCATTATAGCTACAAATTGAGATATGCCTCCACCAAGAGAATGCCCTGTAATACTTATATTTTCAAAAGGAATATTATCTTTTAAAAGATTTTCAAATACTTCCAATCCTTCCCAAAATTGTAAAGGCTTTTTTCCTAATCCAATAACTAAATCTGTATCTATAAAATCTTTATAAGCTTCTTCAAAAGGATAAGTTTCACTTCCCCTATAGGATATAACATATTTATCTTCCTTTTGAAAAATTACAGCAAAAAATCCTGAACCAGATTTTCTATTTCGAGTTCTGTCATCAACTTTATAAATTTTCCATTCATTTATTTCTTTATCAAAAAAACTTTTATTCTTTCCTTTTATATCACTTCTTACAATATTTAAACTAGAAGAAAGAGAAAATGTTTCTATTTCCTCTAATAAATCTTTTATGTATTTTCCTTGAGATTTTTCTGTAAAATTATAATAGGAAAGAATACTTAGAAATAGATATTCTCTTGATGTCTCCAATTTTATCACCTACTTTATATCTCTAGTATACCCATATCCTTCCAATATCTCTTCTTCTTTTGCTCTCATTATCTTTTTATCTTCTTCCTCTATATGGTCATATCCCATCAAATGTAAAAGTCCATGAGTTAATACATAATAAAACTCTCTTTTAAAAGAGTGACCATAATCTTTTCTCTGCTCTTCCACCCTTTCTAAAGAAATTATTATATCCCCTAAACTATCATATAACCCATTATCTGCTTCTTCATTATCATGATATGCAAAAGATATTACATCTGTAGGAATATCCTTCCCTCTAAAATCTCTATTAACCTGTTGAATTTCTTCATTTCCTGTTAATAATATTGATACATAAACCTCTTTATCACTTTCATACTCTTTATTTAAAATTTCTATTACATACTTTTCTACATCTTCATATACAATTTCATTTTCAAATCCTTCAATATCCATTCCTAAATCTAAATTTATTTTCATTATTTTTCCTCCAATTTTTCTTCAATTTCTCTCTCTTTTTCTTGATCAGGATATTTTATTCTTACATGATGTATTCCCATAATTGTTTTTGTAAAAACTTTTATTATAGTATCTATTTCTCTAAAAGTTAAATCAGCATCAACTAATTGTCCATCATCTATCTTATTAAAAACTATTTTCCTTATCATCTCTTCTATATTATTGTATGTTTTATTTTCAATACTTCTTACAGCTGCTTCTATTGAATCAGCCAACATAATTATAGCTGATTCTTTTGTTTTAGGTTTAGGACCAGAATATCTAAAATCATCCTCTCTTACATTTTCATCTAAATTTTTTGCTTTATTATAAAAATAGGCTAAAAAAGTTGTTCCATGGTGTTCTAGCATTATATCTCTTATCTCTTTTGGAATTTGGTATTTTTTAGCTAATTCAAATCCATCTTTAGGATGAGCAAGAATTACTAAAGCACTTAAAAATGGAGAAATTTTATCATGAGGATTTTCTCCCCCCTCTTGATTCTCTACATAAAATTTAGGTCTTTTCATTTTTCCTATATCATGATAATAACTTGCTACCCTTGTAAATATTGGGTCAGCTCCTATAGCTTCTGCTGCAGCCTCTGATACAGCAGCAACCATCATTGAATGATAAAAAGTTCCTGGGGTTTTTACTGATAAATTTTTCAAAAGTGGATTTGATAAATCACCTAATTCTAATAATTTAAAAGATGATAATATATTAAATGTTCTCTCTAAATAAGGAACTAAAGCCAAAGTCAATACTCCAGAAAATACTCCAGATAAAATAATTTTAGCTGAATCTAATATAAGTTCTTGGGATACTCCTATGGTTAAAAAGGAGATTGAAAAATAAATTACTACTTTAACTATTGATAGCTGTATTCCTAAATTTATAAATTGTACTCTGGTTTTAGCACTTTGTAAAAATCTTGTTGCAAATAATATTGTAAGTAATGTAACAGTTGTATAAACTAAATCATAATTTATCATTGGTAACATAAAAATTAATAATCCAATTCCTAAATAAAAAGCATACACTGAATTTACAAGTATTTGTAAAAGAAAGAATCCTGATTCAAAAGGAATTAAATATAAATAATCTCTTTCACTAAATCTAAATGTTAAAAATAAAAGAGAACATATTAAAAAAGTAGCTCTATATATATTTTTATTAAGAAGTTCTTTTTTAAATTTACTTATTAATGTATTATAAAATATAGTAGAAATCGCTGTTAAATATAATAAATTTACAATAGTTCTAGCTATATTCTCTATAGGAGAATGAATTCCTATTGCATTCAACATTTTTAATTTTTCTGGTGTTAATATATCACCTTTTTTTAATATTAAATCCCCTGCTTTAATCACTACATATTGTTCTTTAATACTTGCTACTTTTTCTCTTATTCCTTCTTTTGTCCCTTTTTCATCATAAATATAATTTGGAACAACAAATTTATCTAATATTTTTAAATCTAAATTATTTAATTTATCTCCATAATATTTCTCTTTATCTTCAGAATCAGATAAAATAGAAAGTAAAGTTTCTCCTTCTTTTATTCCTTGATAATATATTTTATTCA contains the following coding sequences:
- a CDS encoding patatin family protein, coding for MKIGIVLEGGGLRGCYTTGVLDSFLKYKFMSDYVIGVSAGASHGVSYISRQYGRNMRINKNYIQDKRYLSFYNLITTGSLFGMEFLYEIVPNELDKFDYDSFFENKCEFKAGVTNINTGKEEFFGKEDLKNGAEVLKASSSIPLISHPVEYKGELYLDGGLTTPIPIDKAFEDGCDKVIVVLTRDRKYNKPKLKCLPLIKLRLREFPKLTSLMERHHVIYKENQQKIEKYEKEGKAIVIAPKMPLKIDRFEKNPDKLMDVYEEGVKDGEIFLKEKFEKFFKISINEYQK
- the ybeY gene encoding rRNA maturation RNase YbeY: MKINLDLGMDIEGFENEIVYEDVEKYVIEILNKEYESDKEVYVSILLTGNEEIQQVNRDFRGKDIPTDVISFAYHDNEEADNGLYDSLGDIIISLERVEEQRKDYGHSFKREFYYVLTHGLLHLMGYDHIEEEDKKIMRAKEEEILEGYGYTRDIK
- a CDS encoding HD family phosphohydrolase, yielding MKKINFLGFRLRFDLEKENRDEIREYTSVEQMKDRVLYLLIFLVLVVASAQFGQVLEEKNYINGAIIKENIYAPKSIRYKDNFKRDEIIKKIIDSSEKKYIYIPEISKNYIQGIKDFYDEIIIIKKSKNKDFNFENFNQKYKINISENLVNEIKKESIKDIEIQKKKLELVLNKIYYQGIKEGETLLSILSDSEDKEKYYGDKLNNLDLKILDKFVVPNYIYDEKGTKEGIREKVASIKEQYVVIKAGDLILKKGDILTPEKLKMLNAIGIHSPIENIARTIVNLLYLTAISTIFYNTLISKFKKELLNKNIYRATFLICSLLFLTFRFSERDYLYLIPFESGFFLLQILVNSVYAFYLGIGLLIFMLPMINYDLVYTTVTLLTILFATRFLQSAKTRVQFINLGIQLSIVKVVIYFSISFLTIGVSQELILDSAKIILSGVFSGVLTLALVPYLERTFNILSSFKLLELGDLSNPLLKNLSVKTPGTFYHSMMVAAVSEAAAEAIGADPIFTRVASYYHDIGKMKRPKFYVENQEGGENPHDKISPFLSALVILAHPKDGFELAKKYQIPKEIRDIMLEHHGTTFLAYFYNKAKNLDENVREDDFRYSGPKPKTKESAIIMLADSIEAAVRSIENKTYNNIEEMIRKIVFNKIDDGQLVDADLTFREIDTIIKVFTKTIMGIHHVRIKYPDQEKEREIEEKLEEK